In Mixophyes fleayi isolate aMixFle1 chromosome 4, aMixFle1.hap1, whole genome shotgun sequence, the following proteins share a genomic window:
- the LOC142151199 gene encoding uncharacterized protein LOC142151199, with the protein MSLTGERPYLCSECDQMFICKAKLIRHQRFHREENPFSCSECSKCFRTNSKLIRHQKIHTREKTFLCFECNKYFLHKYQLVSHQRSHTGEKTFLCLECNKYFLHKYQLVSHQRTHTGEKPFSCSECQICFKNKSELIRHQKIHTGEKPFSCSECSKSFTANAILILHQRSHTGEKPFSCSECNKCFTQKPHLVRHQRIHTGEKPFSCSECSKCFNSNAPLVRHLRIHTGEKPFKCPQCSKCFMEKSNLTVHQKIHSGEKQFSCSECDYSVIQKVDLIKHQRIHTGEKPFMCSECNKCFTQKNTLLTHLRSHTNKSLGSE; encoded by the coding sequence ATGAGTCTTACAGGAGAGAGACCATATCTATGCTCTGAGTGTGATCAAATGTTTATATGTAAGGCAAAGCTGATCAGACATCAGAGGTTTCACAGGGAGGAGAATcctttttcatgttctgagtgtagtAAATGTTTTCGGACCAATTCAAAATTAATCCgacatcagaagattcacacaagagaaaaaacatttttatgctTCGAATGTAACAAATATTTTCTACACAAGTATCAACTTGTTAGTCACCAGAGgagtcacacaggagaaaaaacatttttatgccttgaatgtaataaatattttctacACAAGTATCAACTTGTTAGTCACcagaggactcacacaggagaaaaaccctTTTCATGCTCCGAATgtcaaatatgttttaaaaataagtcAGAACTTATTAGGCATCAGAAGATTCACACCGGAGAGAAGCCcttttcatgctctgaatgtagtaaaAGTTTTACGGCCAATGCAATATTAATCCTACACCAGAGgagtcacacaggagaaaaacctttttcatgttctgaatgtaacaaatgttttacacagaagccACACCTTGTTAgacaccagaggattcacaccggagagaagcccttttcatgttctgaatgtagcaagtgttttaacaGTAATGCACCCCTTGTTAGACATCTTAGaatccacacaggagagaaaccatttaagtgCCCtcaatgtagcaagtgttttatggAAAAGTCAAATCTTACTGTACATCAGAAGATTCACAGCGGAGAGAAacaattttcatgttctgaatgtgattATTCTGTAATACAAAAGGTAGATcttattaaacatcagagaattcacacaggagagaaaccatttatgtGCTCTGaatgtaataaatgttttacacaaaaaaatacaCTTCTTACTCACTTGAGAAGTCACACAAACAAGTCACTTGGTTCCGAATAG